GTCGGTCCCGCAGAGGCATCCGGGCGAATCAGCTACCTCGACGTCAATGGCAGAACGATAGAGGCGGCCTTCACCGAGTTGCCCTGGTCGGTGACGGTGAGCACCACCGACCCCGGCGTATTGGCCACTGTGGTCGCCCAAGGCGACACCGACAGACTGGGCTGCCGCATCCTGGTCGACGACAGACTCGTCGCCGAGAACTTCGCCGACGGCCGCGACGCGCAAGCCTTCTGTCTGGACAAAGCCGCGTGAGCGCGCACACCAAGGAAACTCGGACCCGGATCCCCCGCACCATCCGGGCGCTCGCGGTTCCGATCATCCTG
This is a stretch of genomic DNA from Mycobacterium sp. ELW1. It encodes these proteins:
- a CDS encoding MmpS family transport accessory protein; the protein is MLGLLKRFWVAAIVVIALLAAVGVVGRLRTFFDSDKPYLAAAMPADAITPINTKRVTYEIVGPAEASGRISYLDVNGRTIEAAFTELPWSVTVSTTDPGVLATVVAQGDTDRLGCRILVDDRLVAENFADGRDAQAFCLDKAA